The following proteins come from a genomic window of Micromonospora echinofusca:
- a CDS encoding ABC transporter ATP-binding protein, which yields MSAVPQQKPAAEERTPKRLPPGGQRGGPSWAGAGMPAERSMNFGPSARRLLGRLRPQRLQLVAVIALAVVSVALSVIGPKVLGWATDLIFTGVIGRQLPPGTTADQAVAAARAAGNDNFADMLARMDVVPGVGIDFAALARVLLLALGLFVGASLLMWWQGWLLNGVVQRTVLRLRADVEDKLNRLPLPYFDRQPRGELLSRVTNDIDNISTSLQQTLSQLLTSLLTVVGVLAMMFWISPLLALVALVAVPVSVVVTTSIAKRSQQQFIAQWTHTGELNGQIEEAFTGHELVKVFGRQREVEAAFTAKNEELFRASFGAQFVSGIIMPAMMFVGNLSYVAIAVVGGLRVASGSMSLGDVQAFIQYSRQFTQPLTQVASMANLLQSGVASAERVFAVLDAEEQSPDPVEPARVRDPRGRVEFSNVSFRYTPDKPLIEDLSLVAEPGHTVAIVGPTGAGKTTLVNLVMRFYELDAGRITLDGVDVTTMRRDDLRGRIGMVLQETWLFGGTIRDNIAYGRPGASEEEIVAAARATFVDRFVRSLPDGYDTVIDEEGSNVSAGEKQLITIARAFLAEPSLLILDEATSSVDTRTEVLLQRAMAALRSDRTSFVIAHRLSTIRDADLILMMEDGRIVEQGTHDQLLAAQGAYHRLYRSQFTAAVQPDPDPQPEPEPALIEGSTR from the coding sequence ATGAGCGCCGTACCGCAGCAGAAGCCGGCCGCCGAGGAGCGGACGCCGAAGCGGCTGCCGCCCGGCGGACAGCGCGGCGGGCCGTCGTGGGCGGGGGCCGGGATGCCCGCCGAGCGGTCGATGAACTTCGGGCCCTCGGCCCGACGGCTGCTGGGCCGGCTGCGCCCGCAACGCCTCCAGCTCGTCGCCGTGATCGCCCTGGCGGTGGTCAGCGTGGCGCTCAGCGTCATCGGGCCGAAGGTGCTCGGCTGGGCCACCGACCTGATCTTCACGGGGGTGATCGGCCGGCAGCTGCCGCCGGGCACCACCGCCGACCAGGCGGTGGCCGCCGCGCGGGCGGCCGGCAACGACAACTTCGCCGACATGCTCGCCCGGATGGACGTGGTGCCCGGAGTGGGCATCGACTTCGCCGCGCTGGCGCGCGTGCTGCTGCTGGCGCTGGGGCTCTTCGTGGGGGCCAGCCTGCTGATGTGGTGGCAGGGCTGGCTGCTCAACGGCGTGGTGCAGCGCACCGTGCTGCGGCTGCGCGCCGACGTGGAGGACAAGCTCAACCGGCTGCCGCTGCCCTACTTCGACCGGCAGCCCCGGGGTGAGCTGCTCAGCCGGGTCACCAACGACATCGACAACATCTCGACCAGCCTCCAGCAGACGCTGAGCCAGCTGCTCACCTCGCTGCTCACCGTGGTCGGCGTACTGGCCATGATGTTCTGGATCTCGCCGCTGCTCGCCCTGGTGGCCCTGGTCGCGGTCCCGGTCTCGGTGGTCGTCACCACCAGCATCGCCAAGCGGTCGCAGCAGCAGTTCATCGCCCAGTGGACGCACACCGGCGAGTTGAACGGCCAGATCGAGGAGGCGTTCACCGGCCACGAGCTGGTCAAGGTCTTCGGCCGCCAGCGCGAGGTGGAGGCCGCCTTCACCGCGAAGAACGAGGAGCTGTTCCGGGCGAGCTTCGGTGCCCAGTTCGTCTCCGGGATCATCATGCCGGCGATGATGTTCGTCGGGAACCTCAGCTACGTGGCGATCGCCGTGGTGGGCGGCCTGCGGGTGGCGTCGGGGTCGATGAGCCTCGGCGACGTGCAGGCGTTCATCCAGTACTCCCGGCAGTTCACCCAGCCCCTCACCCAGGTCGCCTCGATGGCGAACCTGCTCCAGTCCGGGGTGGCCTCCGCCGAGCGGGTCTTCGCCGTGCTCGACGCCGAGGAGCAGAGCCCCGACCCGGTCGAGCCGGCCCGGGTACGCGACCCACGCGGCCGGGTCGAGTTCTCGAACGTCTCCTTCCGGTACACCCCGGACAAGCCGCTGATCGAGGACCTCTCCCTGGTCGCCGAGCCCGGCCACACGGTGGCCATCGTCGGGCCGACCGGCGCCGGCAAGACCACGCTGGTCAACCTGGTCATGCGCTTCTACGAGCTGGACGCCGGGCGGATCACGCTCGACGGGGTGGACGTCACCACGATGCGCCGCGACGACCTGCGCGGCCGGATCGGGATGGTGCTCCAGGAGACGTGGCTCTTCGGGGGCACCATCCGCGACAACATCGCGTACGGCCGTCCGGGGGCAAGCGAGGAGGAGATCGTGGCCGCCGCCCGGGCGACGTTCGTCGACCGGTTCGTCCGCAGCCTGCCCGACGGCTACGACACGGTGATCGACGAGGAGGGCAGCAACGTCAGCGCCGGCGAGAAGCAGCTCATCACGATCGCCCGCGCCTTCCTCGCCGAGCCGTCGCTGCTGATCCTGGACGAGGCGACCAGCTCGGTGGACACCCGCACCGAGGTGCTGCTCCAGCGGGCCATGGCCGCCCTGCGCTCGGACCGGACGAGCTTCGTCATCGCGCACCGGCTCTCCACCATCCGCGACGCCGACCTGATCCTGATGATGGAGGACGGCCGGATCGTGGAGCAGGGCACGCACGACCAGCTGCTCGCCGCGCAGGGCGCGTACCACCGCCTGTACCGGTCGCAGTTCACCGCCGCCGTCCAGCCCGACCCCGACCCGCAGCCCGAGCCCGAGCCGGCGCTGATCGAGGGGTCCACCCGGTGA
- the thrS gene encoding threonine--tRNA ligase — protein sequence MIDHRRLGRELELFDSDPLAGAGLPLWLPAGAAARHAVEEYVRELERRAGYRHVVTPPLGRRELFERSGHLGYFADDMFPPMALGADDEFVLRPALCPHHALVFRARGRSYRELPLRIAELGGMYRAERSGVLGGLSRVRAISLNDAHNFCALEQVGEEVAEILRLIREAHAALGVRPAGFRLSLRGPGERYVGDDAGWARAEELLRAALDGVQFTEAPGEAAFYGPKIDVQVRDAAGREFTLSTVQLDFDKPERFDLSYTDASGARRRPVMVHRSLVGSMERLFAYLIEVHEGAFPAWYAPVQLVVLPVGDGQADAAARLARDALAAGLRVEVDGAGSLGSRIRDAARARVPYAAVLGPREAAEGAVALRLRGGRALDPMPAADALRLIGAVVADRAPTLLPAG from the coding sequence ATGATCGACCACCGCAGGCTCGGCCGGGAGCTGGAGCTGTTCGACTCCGACCCGCTGGCCGGCGCCGGGCTGCCGCTCTGGCTGCCGGCGGGCGCCGCCGCCCGGCACGCCGTCGAGGAGTACGTCCGCGAGCTGGAACGCCGGGCCGGCTACCGGCACGTCGTCACCCCGCCGCTGGGCAGGCGGGAACTCTTCGAACGCTCCGGCCACCTCGGCTACTTCGCCGACGACATGTTCCCGCCGATGGCGCTCGGCGCCGACGACGAGTTCGTGCTGCGCCCGGCGCTCTGCCCGCACCACGCCCTGGTGTTCCGGGCCCGGGGCCGCTCCTACCGGGAGCTGCCGCTGCGCATCGCCGAGCTGGGCGGCATGTACCGGGCCGAGCGCTCGGGGGTGCTCGGCGGGCTGTCCCGGGTGCGGGCCATCTCGCTCAACGACGCGCACAACTTCTGCGCCCTGGAACAGGTGGGCGAGGAGGTCGCCGAGATCCTGCGGCTGATCCGCGAGGCGCACGCCGCGCTCGGCGTACGGCCGGCGGGGTTCCGGCTGTCGCTGCGCGGTCCGGGGGAGAGGTACGTCGGGGACGACGCCGGCTGGGCGCGGGCCGAGGAGCTGCTGCGCGCCGCGCTCGACGGGGTGCAGTTCACCGAGGCGCCGGGGGAGGCCGCGTTCTACGGGCCGAAGATCGACGTCCAGGTGCGCGACGCCGCCGGGCGGGAGTTCACCCTCTCCACCGTCCAGCTCGACTTCGACAAGCCGGAGCGGTTCGACCTGTCCTACACCGACGCGTCCGGGGCGCGGCGTCGACCCGTGATGGTGCACCGCAGCCTCGTCGGCAGCATGGAGCGGCTCTTCGCCTACCTGATCGAGGTGCACGAGGGCGCCTTCCCCGCCTGGTACGCCCCGGTGCAGCTCGTGGTGCTGCCCGTCGGGGACGGCCAGGCCGACGCGGCGGCCCGGCTCGCCCGTGACGCGCTGGCCGCGGGGCTGCGCGTCGAGGTCGACGGGGCCGGGTCGCTGGGCTCCCGCATCCGCGACGCGGCCCGGGCCCGGGTCCCGTACGCCGCCGTCCTCGGCCCCCGCGAGGCGGCCGAGGGCGCGGTCGCGCTGCGGTTGCGCGGCGGACGCGCCCTCGACCCGATGCCCGCCGCCGACGCCCTGCGGCTGATCGGCGCGGTGGTGGCCGACCGCGCCCCGACCCTGCTGCCGGCCGGCTGA
- a CDS encoding DedA family protein translates to MPELLTEIASPAWAYVVLLALLVADAFVPVIPTQVVMITGGALTVYGGLNLPVTIAVGALGVFVGDLACYLLGRGAPDRRAPRDVQRGRARRVANRVTRGLRRPGPLVILLCRFVPGGRMAACFSAGRSRYPYRLFVLYEGLAAIGWATYGGLVGHLGGTALTESAWRLALIAGLAAAGFAAAGWAMTVVGARRAAEPVAVVPVVVPARTDAPGAE, encoded by the coding sequence GTGCCCGAACTACTCACTGAGATCGCGTCGCCGGCCTGGGCGTACGTCGTACTGCTCGCGCTGCTGGTCGCGGACGCCTTCGTCCCGGTGATCCCCACCCAGGTCGTCATGATCACCGGCGGCGCCCTCACCGTGTACGGCGGGCTGAACCTGCCGGTGACCATCGCCGTCGGCGCGCTCGGCGTCTTCGTCGGGGACCTGGCCTGCTACCTGCTCGGGCGGGGCGCCCCGGACCGCCGGGCACCGCGCGACGTGCAGCGGGGCCGGGCCCGGCGGGTCGCCAACCGGGTCACCCGGGGGCTGCGCCGGCCCGGGCCGCTCGTGATCCTGCTCTGCCGCTTCGTGCCGGGCGGCCGGATGGCGGCCTGCTTCTCGGCCGGCCGCAGCCGGTACCCGTACCGGCTCTTCGTGCTCTACGAGGGCCTGGCGGCGATCGGCTGGGCCACCTACGGCGGGCTGGTCGGGCACCTCGGCGGGACGGCGCTCACCGAGTCGGCGTGGCGGCTGGCGCTGATCGCGGGGCTCGCGGCGGCCGGCTTCGCGGCGGCAGGCTGGGCGATGACCGTCGTCGGCGCCCGGCGGGCCGCGGAACCGGTGGCGGTGGTGCCGGTCGTCGTCCCGGCCCGCACGGACGCGCCCGGGGCGGAGTGA
- a CDS encoding NAD(P)H-quinone dehydrogenase has product MSRIVIIGGGPAGYEAALVAAQLDADVTVVEAEGAGGACVLSDCVPSKTFIASSEVVTGYRDTEEFGVHSDGLEAVTVDASAVHERVKRLALAQSADIHAKLVKAGVTFVPGTARLGEDTLGHTHRVLVTPTGGGEEQSIAASTVLIATGATPRQLPTAVPDGERILTWRQVYDLPELPEHLIVVGSGVTGAEFASAYLAMGVQVTLVSSRDRVMPHEDADAAMAIERVFRNRGMSILNNSRADAVRRTADGVEVELSDGRRVAGSHALIAVGSIPNTADLGLAEYGVALARGGYVTVDRVSRTNVPGIYAAGDCTGVLPLASVAAMQGRIAMWHALGEAVRPLRLRTVAANVFTDPELATVGVSQDEVDAGKVPARQVMLALDGNARAKMDDLADGFVKLFCRPASGQVIGGVVVAPKASELILPITMAVENNLTVNELAQTITIYPSLSGSITEAARQLMLHELE; this is encoded by the coding sequence GTGAGCCGGATCGTGATCATCGGCGGTGGACCGGCCGGCTACGAGGCGGCCCTGGTCGCCGCGCAGTTGGACGCTGATGTCACCGTCGTCGAGGCCGAGGGCGCCGGCGGGGCCTGCGTGCTGTCCGACTGCGTACCGTCGAAGACCTTCATCGCCAGCTCCGAGGTGGTCACCGGCTATCGGGACACCGAGGAGTTCGGGGTGCACTCCGACGGGCTGGAGGCCGTCACCGTCGACGCCAGCGCGGTGCACGAGCGGGTCAAGCGCCTCGCGCTCGCCCAGTCCGCCGACATCCACGCCAAGCTGGTCAAGGCCGGGGTGACCTTCGTGCCGGGCACCGCCCGCCTCGGCGAGGACACCCTCGGCCACACCCACCGGGTGCTCGTCACCCCGACCGGCGGCGGCGAGGAGCAGTCGATCGCCGCGTCGACCGTGCTCATCGCCACCGGCGCCACCCCGCGCCAGCTGCCCACCGCCGTTCCCGACGGTGAGCGCATCCTGACCTGGCGCCAGGTGTACGACCTGCCGGAGTTGCCCGAGCACCTGATCGTGGTCGGCTCCGGCGTCACCGGCGCGGAGTTCGCCAGCGCCTACCTGGCCATGGGCGTGCAGGTGACCCTGGTCTCCAGCCGCGACCGGGTGATGCCGCACGAGGACGCCGACGCGGCGATGGCGATCGAGCGGGTCTTCCGCAACCGGGGCATGAGCATCCTGAACAACTCGCGGGCGGACGCGGTCCGGCGTACCGCCGACGGGGTGGAGGTCGAACTCTCCGACGGCCGCCGGGTGGCCGGCTCCCACGCCCTGATCGCGGTCGGCTCCATCCCCAACACCGCCGACCTGGGCCTCGCCGAGTACGGCGTCGCGCTGGCCCGGGGCGGCTACGTCACCGTCGACCGGGTCTCCCGGACCAACGTGCCCGGCATCTACGCCGCCGGCGACTGCACGGGCGTGCTGCCCCTGGCCAGCGTGGCCGCCATGCAGGGCCGGATCGCGATGTGGCACGCGCTCGGCGAGGCGGTACGGCCGCTGCGGCTGCGTACCGTCGCGGCGAACGTGTTCACCGACCCGGAGCTGGCCACCGTGGGCGTCTCGCAGGACGAGGTCGACGCGGGCAAGGTGCCGGCCCGGCAGGTGATGCTGGCGCTGGACGGCAACGCCCGGGCGAAGATGGACGACCTCGCCGACGGCTTCGTCAAGCTCTTCTGCCGCCCGGCCAGCGGCCAGGTGATCGGCGGCGTCGTGGTGGCGCCGAAGGCCAGCGAGCTGATCCTGCCGATCACCATGGCGGTGGAGAACAACCTCACGGTCAACGAGCTGGCCCAGACGATCACGATCTACCCGAGCCTCTCCGGTTCCATCACCGAGGCCGCCCGCCAGCTCATGCTGCACGAGCTGGAGTGA
- a CDS encoding gamma-glutamylcyclotransferase, translated as MRHHAAYGSNLDPARMRAYCPHSPMVGTGWLEGWRLTFAGEDVIGWEGAVSTVVESPGDRVFVAIYDIHPYDAAQLDELEGVAAGTYRKLHVRISTLDGDVTAWIYVFDGYEGGLPTAWYLSEIANAAEKAGAPDDYVTELRSRPTGTASA; from the coding sequence GTGCGTCATCACGCCGCCTACGGCTCAAACCTCGACCCCGCCCGCATGCGCGCCTACTGCCCGCATTCGCCGATGGTGGGCACCGGCTGGCTGGAGGGCTGGCGGCTCACCTTCGCGGGCGAAGACGTGATCGGCTGGGAGGGCGCGGTCAGCACGGTCGTCGAGTCCCCCGGCGACCGGGTGTTCGTGGCGATCTACGACATCCACCCGTACGACGCCGCCCAGCTCGACGAGCTGGAGGGGGTGGCCGCCGGCACCTACCGCAAGCTGCACGTGCGCATCTCCACCCTCGACGGCGACGTGACCGCGTGGATCTACGTCTTCGACGGGTACGAGGGCGGGCTGCCCACGGCGTGGTACCTCTCGGAGATCGCGAACGCCGCCGAGAAGGCGGGTGCGCCGGACGACTACGTCACCGAGCTGCGGTCCCGCCCCACCGGCACCGCGTCGGCCTGA